In Planctomycetaceae bacterium, a genomic segment contains:
- a CDS encoding DUF1549 domain-containing protein produces MAGDTQGRLQLLTAESVGCVAKTVLACFRLVFVLITATETAWAVDDAAEILFGRDVLPILSDRCFHCHGPDESHREADLRLDVRDEALRDRAGTSAIRVGDPRSSELIQRVRSTDEATVMPPPDSHRKALTAEEIRILETWIQQGAVWGKHWSFELPQKSALPGRKGQGPQSLNPVDAFVGDRLRREGLAFSPPADPHVLRRRLAFDLTGLPPRADLSDGTTTEAFIDELLKSPHYGERMAMWWLDAARYSDTDGYQADATRSNWPWRDWVIGAFNQNMPFDQFTIEQFAGDLLPGPTAEQILATCFHRNHMTNGEGGRDPEESRVDYVIDRTNTIGTVWLGLTLGCCQCHSHKFDPVSQHDYYRLSAFFNSIDEDGKAGGGAKPFMKYKSPYADRAVSEAAGIADERRRWEQEARQKALKQFESWLELQIDSVRQDSFVPWHALHPQALDSTEGSLLRLAGESIVEATGPNPFQDDYRIIGRTDLRRVTGIRLEVFPENSKRGTLSRGSTGQFILTDVKLQIRRMGSNQLTDVEFDNAVATHEIPAKGRAYGRVKDTLDDDPRNGWMVDADEIRNPQTAVFALKQPLEIPADAELVFVMLQRSTDGDANIGRFRVSVSDQPGAAVRSLNEMPLAELARLKPSDSSEISPQLRDRLLAQYLSDHAHYQHYVSLAERADQQLAECRKASESLNVMVLAEREKKRKTFVLNRGVWDAHADEVAAGFPDVFQVHPSDTNAAGNSAAELSRLELGRWIVSRQNPLTARVVVNHLWQMLFGYGLRELLMTLAFRGNVRPIRSYWTGWPLNSWNTTGISIISYG; encoded by the coding sequence ATGGCTGGAGACACGCAAGGTCGTTTGCAATTGCTGACCGCCGAATCAGTGGGCTGCGTCGCGAAAACTGTTCTGGCATGTTTTCGGCTGGTCTTTGTGCTTATCACGGCGACAGAAACAGCCTGGGCTGTGGATGATGCAGCAGAGATACTCTTTGGTCGGGACGTGCTGCCAATCCTTTCCGACAGGTGTTTTCACTGCCACGGCCCCGATGAATCACATCGGGAAGCAGATCTCCGACTCGATGTTCGCGATGAAGCACTGAGAGATCGCGCGGGAACCTCTGCGATCAGGGTCGGCGATCCCCGAAGCAGCGAACTGATTCAGCGAGTTCGGTCGACCGACGAAGCAACCGTGATGCCTCCGCCGGATTCGCATCGCAAAGCCCTGACAGCAGAAGAGATTCGCATCCTTGAAACATGGATTCAGCAGGGAGCCGTCTGGGGAAAGCACTGGTCATTTGAATTACCTCAAAAATCGGCATTGCCCGGTCGCAAGGGTCAGGGACCGCAATCTTTGAACCCGGTTGATGCCTTCGTTGGCGATCGACTTCGCAGGGAAGGACTTGCGTTTTCGCCTCCGGCTGACCCACATGTATTACGGCGTCGGCTGGCGTTTGATTTGACGGGATTGCCACCGCGGGCAGATTTAAGCGATGGCACCACAACAGAAGCATTCATTGACGAGCTGCTGAAGTCGCCGCACTATGGCGAGCGAATGGCAATGTGGTGGCTGGATGCCGCAAGATATTCTGATACAGACGGTTACCAGGCCGATGCAACGAGAAGTAACTGGCCCTGGCGCGACTGGGTCATCGGTGCGTTCAATCAGAATATGCCTTTCGATCAGTTTACGATCGAACAGTTCGCCGGTGATTTGCTTCCAGGTCCGACAGCGGAACAGATTCTGGCCACCTGCTTTCACCGAAATCACATGACAAACGGCGAGGGGGGCCGTGATCCGGAAGAAAGTCGCGTCGATTACGTCATCGACCGGACGAATACCATCGGGACCGTTTGGCTCGGGCTCACCCTTGGCTGCTGTCAGTGCCATTCCCACAAATTCGACCCCGTGTCTCAACATGACTATTACAGGCTTTCCGCTTTCTTCAACAGTATCGACGAAGATGGCAAAGCCGGCGGCGGTGCGAAGCCATTTATGAAGTACAAATCGCCGTATGCCGATCGAGCTGTTTCAGAGGCAGCCGGGATCGCAGATGAACGCCGGCGATGGGAACAGGAAGCGCGACAGAAAGCATTAAAGCAGTTTGAATCCTGGCTGGAGTTGCAAATCGATTCCGTTCGGCAGGATAGTTTTGTCCCGTGGCACGCATTGCATCCTCAGGCCCTTGATAGCACTGAAGGTTCATTGCTGAGGCTCGCTGGTGAATCGATCGTTGAGGCCACTGGACCAAACCCTTTCCAGGACGACTACCGAATCATCGGCCGGACCGATTTGCGTCGCGTAACAGGCATCCGCCTGGAAGTTTTCCCGGAGAACTCAAAACGCGGAACATTATCGAGAGGTTCCACTGGTCAGTTCATCCTGACGGATGTCAAGCTCCAGATTCGCCGAATGGGCAGTAACCAGTTGACAGATGTCGAATTTGACAATGCGGTGGCCACCCATGAAATTCCGGCGAAAGGTCGGGCATATGGACGAGTGAAAGATACGCTGGATGACGACCCCCGCAATGGATGGATGGTCGATGCAGACGAAATTCGAAACCCGCAAACAGCAGTCTTCGCACTGAAACAGCCACTTGAGATTCCAGCCGACGCAGAGCTGGTCTTTGTCATGCTGCAAAGATCGACTGATGGTGATGCCAATATTGGCAGGTTTCGCGTTTCTGTCTCGGATCAACCAGGCGCAGCAGTTCGAAGTCTGAATGAAATGCCTCTGGCAGAACTCGCACGGCTGAAACCTTCTGACAGCTCAGAGATTTCTCCTCAACTTCGTGATCGCCTCCTGGCTCAGTATCTGAGCGACCATGCGCATTATCAACACTATGTTTCACTTGCGGAACGAGCCGATCAACAACTCGCGGAATGCAGGAAGGCCAGCGAATCGCTGAACGTTATGGTGCTGGCGGAGCGAGAGAAAAAGCGAAAAACATTCGTGCTGAATCGTGGCGTCTGGGATGCCCATGCGGATGAAGTTGCGGCGGGATTTCCGGACGTCTTTCAGGTTCATCCGTCCGATACCAATGCTGCTGGAAACTCAGCGGCTGAACTTTCACGGCTCGAACTGGGCAGATGGATTGTCTCACGGCAAAACCCGCTGACAGCAAGAGTGGTAGTGAATCATCTCTGGCAAATGCTGTTCGGTTACGGTCTGCGCGAACTCCTGATGACTTTGGCCTTCAGGGGGAACGTCCGACCCATCCGGAGTTACTGGACTGGCTGGCCGTTGAACTCATGGAACACGACTGGAATCTCCATAATCTCATACGGTTGA
- a CDS encoding ThuA domain-containing protein, producing MMKTLLGLLTLSLAVLPDHAIHAAEKSRILMVTQSQGFVHDSVKRPSDKLAAAEISMIQLGEKTELFSVDCTQDTAADFTKENLKNYDIVMFYTTGKLPIADSDMDYFLNDWLRQKGHGFIGFHSAADTYGDFQPYWDMVGGTFNGHPWNAGNTVTITVHEPDHPTMKPFGAEFTIKDEIYQYKNWQPEKVRVLMSLNMEKCSPSMPYHVPVAWVKPWGEGHVYFNNLGHNESTWTDQRFLDSITAGIKWIRGDVQGESKPNSALSEAQEALAKSVATTRSKKD from the coding sequence ATGATGAAGACGCTGTTGGGACTGTTGACCCTGAGTCTTGCTGTATTGCCTGATCATGCCATTCATGCGGCTGAAAAGTCTCGGATACTCATGGTGACGCAAAGCCAGGGGTTTGTTCACGATTCTGTCAAACGCCCGTCAGACAAGTTGGCCGCAGCAGAAATCTCAATGATTCAGCTCGGGGAAAAAACAGAACTCTTCAGCGTCGACTGTACTCAGGATACCGCTGCTGATTTTACAAAAGAGAACCTGAAGAATTACGACATCGTTATGTTTTACACGACCGGCAAACTGCCGATCGCTGACTCCGACATGGACTATTTCCTGAACGACTGGCTGCGACAAAAAGGCCACGGGTTCATTGGCTTTCACTCCGCCGCCGATACCTATGGTGACTTTCAGCCCTATTGGGATATGGTCGGCGGCACTTTTAACGGTCACCCGTGGAACGCCGGTAACACGGTGACGATCACAGTTCACGAACCCGATCATCCCACGATGAAGCCATTCGGCGCCGAATTTACAATCAAAGATGAAATCTATCAGTACAAGAACTGGCAGCCGGAAAAAGTTCGGGTTCTGATGAGTCTGAACATGGAGAAATGCAGCCCCTCCATGCCATACCATGTGCCGGTTGCCTGGGTGAAGCCATGGGGAGAAGGTCACGTTTACTTCAACAATCTTGGCCACAACGAATCCACATGGACTGATCAGCGATTCCTGGATTCGATCACTGCGGGAATCAAATGGATCCGTGGTGATGTTCAGGGGGAATCGAAGCCAAATTCCGCTCTTTCGGAAGCTCAGGAAGCGCTCGCAAAATCCGTTGCCACTACAAGGTCGAAGAAAGACTGA
- the fae gene encoding formaldehyde-activating enzyme, with amino-acid sequence MLWWQTTESGTEFLLTLSSKSQKMSSQRIVMRTGEAMVEDEPHWSAAEPEVVIGELDGPVGTAIATLMGDQTKGHTKVFAILDCDIQVKPVTVMVSKVTVDNEKYTNILMGTVQAAVANGVLDAVRAGFIPKEKANDLGIIVSVWLDPSVTTEEVDYEILFRTHRAAMTRALEKAMSNEPTIDWLLENQDSIVHCFHQIALDGAV; translated from the coding sequence ATGTTGTGGTGGCAGACCACCGAATCCGGAACAGAGTTCCTTCTGACCCTATCAAGTAAGAGCCAAAAGATGAGTAGCCAGAGAATTGTGATGCGGACCGGCGAAGCCATGGTGGAAGACGAGCCGCACTGGTCAGCCGCCGAACCAGAGGTTGTGATCGGTGAGCTTGATGGCCCCGTCGGTACGGCCATCGCAACTCTCATGGGCGATCAGACTAAGGGGCATACGAAGGTCTTTGCGATCCTGGACTGCGATATTCAGGTGAAGCCCGTCACGGTCATGGTGAGCAAGGTGACCGTCGACAACGAAAAATATACCAACATTTTGATGGGGACGGTTCAGGCGGCCGTTGCCAACGGGGTTCTTGATGCGGTGCGCGCCGGCTTCATCCCGAAAGAAAAAGCCAATGACCTGGGTATTATCGTTTCAGTTTGGCTCGACCCCAGCGTCACTACAGAAGAGGTCGACTACGAAATCCTTTTCAGGACGCATCGCGCAGCGATGACCCGCGCCCTGGAAAAGGCCATGAGCAATGAGCCGACAATTGACTGGCTGCTGGAGAATCAGGACAGCATTGTGCACTGCTTCCACCAGATCGCACTGGATGGTGCTGTTTGA
- the glpK gene encoding glycerol kinase GlpK, which translates to MASFVLSLDQGTTSSRAIVFSAAGTVVSIAQKEFTQFFPQPGWVEHDAEEIWKSQLSVAKAAIRKAGLKASDIAAIGITNQRETAVLWNRRTGKPIHNAIVWQDRRTAEMCDHIRRGKLASEFRERTGLVIDAYFSGTKVAWMMEHVPEAAKLAKSGDLAFGTVDSWLLWNLTGGTPEAGAVHATDVSNASRTLMFNIQTGEWDDDLLKALKVPRSVLPNVCSSSEVYGETKDKWFGRPIPIAGIAGDQHAALFGQMCTKPGMVKNTFGTGCFMLMNTGHKPKPSQNNLLSTVAWKVGKQTEYALEGSVFIAGAAVQWLRDGLKIIRKASDVEKLAGEVEDNGGVYLVPAFAGLGAPHWDPYARGIIAGLTRGATGGHLARAALESIAFQVADVLDAMRADAGIRIKSLRVDGGAAVNNLLMQFQADMLGVPVVRPKVSETTALGAAYLAGLAVGFWKSRDEIASQWAVDREFEPSMKKTRVEDLRAGWQKALERSRRWAE; encoded by the coding sequence ATGGCATCTTTTGTTCTCTCACTGGACCAGGGCACGACAAGTTCAAGGGCGATCGTTTTCTCCGCCGCCGGAACCGTGGTCTCCATAGCTCAAAAAGAATTCACCCAGTTCTTTCCACAACCAGGCTGGGTGGAACATGACGCTGAGGAGATCTGGAAGTCTCAACTATCAGTTGCGAAGGCGGCCATCCGGAAAGCTGGTCTGAAAGCGTCGGATATTGCCGCTATTGGAATAACAAATCAGCGAGAAACTGCTGTTCTGTGGAATCGACGGACCGGAAAACCAATTCACAACGCCATCGTTTGGCAGGATCGTCGAACGGCAGAAATGTGCGACCACATTCGCCGCGGAAAGCTTGCCTCGGAATTTCGAGAACGGACGGGGCTCGTGATTGATGCTTATTTCTCGGGTACCAAGGTTGCCTGGATGATGGAGCACGTCCCTGAGGCAGCGAAGCTGGCGAAGTCCGGGGATCTGGCGTTTGGCACGGTCGATAGCTGGTTGCTCTGGAACTTAACAGGTGGCACGCCAGAGGCCGGCGCCGTTCATGCGACGGATGTTTCGAATGCCTCGCGAACATTGATGTTCAACATTCAAACCGGTGAATGGGATGATGATCTGCTGAAGGCACTGAAGGTCCCTCGCAGTGTCTTGCCTAACGTTTGTTCATCGAGTGAAGTCTATGGTGAAACAAAAGACAAGTGGTTTGGCCGACCGATTCCCATCGCAGGTATCGCCGGCGATCAGCACGCAGCCTTGTTTGGCCAAATGTGTACGAAACCCGGTATGGTGAAGAATACTTTTGGAACGGGTTGCTTCATGCTGATGAACACGGGGCACAAGCCGAAGCCTTCGCAGAACAATCTACTGTCTACTGTGGCGTGGAAAGTTGGCAAACAAACAGAGTACGCACTGGAAGGGAGTGTTTTTATTGCCGGTGCTGCTGTTCAATGGCTTCGTGACGGCCTGAAAATCATCAGGAAAGCCTCGGACGTAGAAAAACTGGCCGGGGAAGTCGAAGACAATGGCGGAGTTTATCTGGTGCCCGCGTTTGCGGGCCTTGGTGCTCCGCACTGGGATCCTTACGCTCGCGGTATCATTGCAGGACTGACGCGCGGAGCCACTGGTGGTCATTTGGCAAGAGCTGCCCTCGAGTCGATTGCATTTCAGGTGGCGGACGTTCTGGACGCGATGCGAGCAGATGCGGGCATCAGGATTAAATCGCTGCGAGTCGACGGCGGAGCTGCGGTAAATAACCTCCTGATGCAGTTCCAGGCGGACATGCTGGGAGTCCCAGTTGTACGCCCGAAAGTTTCGGAGACAACTGCACTCGGTGCCGCCTATCTGGCGGGCCTGGCTGTCGGCTTCTGGAAGTCACGTGACGAAATCGCCTCCCAGTGGGCGGTCGATCGAGAGTTTGAACCGTCAATGAAAAAGACTCGTGTCGAAGACCTGAGAGCCGGATGGCAAAAGGCACTGGAGAGATCGCGACGCTGGGCCGAATAG
- a CDS encoding ATP-binding protein, whose product MFWARSQLFWKIVGFYALLTGLALIALVVTLKAQMSEHAELNHQKLAHTVLQRIAEEIQNSPPDQVLGSWNQSVAVHEFRIWLVDDRARSLIDLPADHDVPQLPVTMSAVRAAFRSGDSVRWLQPLNIHERQLVMSLRCQPQGSPESVLLLVGGLQKRMEELGIVRDAASRSAFYTWLIGVLVVAVVAAGLVVPLRAMTENLGTGVERSLRQDMLMRISDRHDELGTVAQSLTELEEDREDRITELLESEKQSRTTVNLLTAVLDSMIEGVIAIDHDERILFLNAAARRLLAIGNVIGVGHRLYEAVRIPAMLETIGESLRDGELQTLEFRTPLTGVHLAMVVCPIRRPRQAGAVAVVRDVSDLRRLEAMRRDFVSGVSHELKTPLTVIQACTDTLINGAMDDPIAAKRFLTQIEEQSERLLQLILGMLQLARVESGNEVFQFEEVNLNEVVREVVEGMQPVADSRQIQLLIPETGEMNVTSDWQAVRTIISNLVDNAIKHTPDDGTITLQIEPDGTNALVIVRDTGSGIPSEHLPRIFERFYRVDRDRSRDRGGTGLGLAIVKHLCQHLRAQVSVSSEPGRGTEFRVSFPA is encoded by the coding sequence GTGTTTTGGGCCAGATCGCAGCTTTTCTGGAAGATCGTGGGGTTCTATGCCCTGCTGACCGGCTTGGCGCTGATTGCTCTGGTCGTAACGCTCAAGGCTCAGATGAGCGAGCACGCCGAGCTGAATCATCAAAAACTGGCTCATACAGTGCTGCAGCGGATTGCTGAGGAAATACAAAATTCACCGCCCGATCAGGTGTTGGGCAGCTGGAATCAATCCGTTGCTGTCCACGAATTCCGTATCTGGCTGGTGGACGATCGAGCCAGGTCGCTGATTGATCTTCCGGCGGATCATGATGTGCCGCAACTGCCTGTCACCATGTCTGCCGTCCGCGCTGCGTTTCGATCCGGAGATTCCGTCCGCTGGCTGCAGCCGCTGAATATCCATGAACGACAGCTGGTCATGTCGCTTCGATGCCAGCCACAGGGCTCGCCAGAATCTGTCTTGCTGCTTGTGGGAGGACTCCAGAAGCGGATGGAGGAGCTTGGCATCGTTCGCGATGCCGCATCACGCAGTGCTTTCTACACCTGGCTCATCGGCGTTCTCGTCGTTGCAGTCGTTGCAGCGGGTCTGGTTGTTCCATTGCGGGCTATGACCGAAAATCTGGGAACAGGCGTTGAACGGAGCCTGCGACAGGACATGCTGATGCGAATCTCCGATCGTCACGACGAACTTGGAACCGTCGCGCAGTCACTGACGGAACTGGAAGAAGACCGTGAAGATCGCATCACGGAATTGCTGGAATCGGAAAAGCAATCGCGGACAACAGTGAACCTGCTGACCGCGGTTCTCGATTCCATGATTGAAGGCGTGATCGCAATCGACCATGACGAACGCATCCTTTTTCTGAATGCCGCCGCTCGAAGGCTTCTTGCGATTGGAAATGTCATCGGCGTCGGGCACCGGCTTTATGAGGCGGTGCGAATTCCAGCGATGCTTGAAACGATTGGAGAATCTCTTCGAGACGGTGAATTACAAACTCTCGAATTCCGAACCCCGCTGACCGGTGTTCACCTCGCGATGGTTGTTTGCCCCATACGTCGACCGCGTCAGGCGGGTGCCGTCGCAGTTGTCCGGGATGTCTCCGACCTCCGGCGGCTTGAGGCCATGCGCAGGGATTTCGTGAGCGGAGTGTCCCACGAACTCAAGACCCCACTGACCGTCATTCAGGCATGCACCGACACGCTGATCAACGGAGCAATGGATGACCCGATAGCAGCCAAACGATTTCTGACTCAGATTGAGGAGCAGTCTGAGCGTCTTCTGCAGCTCATCCTTGGCATGCTGCAGCTCGCGCGTGTTGAGTCGGGCAACGAAGTCTTTCAGTTCGAAGAAGTCAACCTGAATGAAGTCGTGAGAGAAGTGGTTGAAGGCATGCAGCCAGTTGCAGACTCGCGACAAATTCAGCTGCTGATTCCGGAAACCGGAGAGATGAATGTGACCAGCGACTGGCAGGCAGTGCGAACAATCATCAGCAATCTTGTCGATAATGCCATTAAGCACACTCCGGATGACGGCACCATTACGCTTCAGATCGAGCCAGATGGCACCAACGCACTTGTTATCGTTCGGGATACCGGAAGTGGGATACCATCCGAACACCTTCCACGTATCTTCGAACGATTTTATCGCGTAGACCGTGATCGCTCGCGAGACAGGGGCGGTACCGGCCTGGGTCTTGCGATCGTTAAGCACCTCTGCCAGCACCTGAGAGCACAGGTGTCCGTCAGCAGTGAACCGGGTCGCGGAACAGAATTCCGGGTCTCGTTTCCAGCCTGA
- a CDS encoding HD domain-containing protein, whose product MVNHPYASIPEIARAGDSVGVIRIPSEQDVPFTRRVREIVDTPEFHRLSYITQLALTSRVYPGATHTRFEHALGVYHNAVQYLWQLGRDQRFAEFVRPRDAEILIVSALLHDVGHWPFCHPIEDMSLPGMPPHESFAREFLGSSSELAGVLRRSWGIDPDEILDVLVARSNSQKYRLMRSVLSGPIDIDKMDYLVRDSQHCGVPYGKHFDKNRLIASLIVNDSGDGLAITSKGKTAAEMMVFARYVMFTEVYWHHAVRAATTMFARSFYELHGQLDLEALFRLREPELIRTLCEKSSGTEVQSLTDGIFGDRRELLKRLAEFSVFHEEELYRSLRQLSYPRLAAFSDRLSEALAAKTGLPLSRLDVLIDAPPLHREVEFRVDIFSEADRTYRPLREVSPIVDAMARTQFDDCVKKVRIFGSGKLRQSLGRDNPVVPCVLRELLETAT is encoded by the coding sequence GTGGTTAATCATCCCTATGCCAGCATACCGGAAATCGCGCGAGCCGGTGATTCCGTTGGCGTGATTCGCATTCCCAGTGAACAGGATGTTCCTTTCACACGGCGCGTTCGTGAAATCGTTGATACGCCCGAGTTTCATCGACTGTCGTACATCACACAGCTTGCACTGACATCACGAGTCTATCCGGGAGCCACACACACTCGTTTTGAGCACGCGCTGGGGGTCTACCACAATGCCGTGCAGTATCTGTGGCAACTGGGACGGGACCAGCGATTTGCTGAATTTGTCCGCCCTCGAGACGCCGAGATTCTGATCGTATCCGCTTTGCTGCACGATGTGGGGCACTGGCCTTTCTGTCATCCCATCGAAGACATGTCGCTCCCAGGCATGCCACCACATGAAAGTTTTGCCCGCGAGTTTCTGGGAAGCTCCAGTGAGCTTGCAGGCGTCCTGCGCAGGAGCTGGGGGATTGATCCGGATGAGATCCTCGACGTTCTGGTCGCTCGCTCGAACTCTCAAAAGTACAGGCTTATGCGGTCCGTCCTGTCAGGGCCGATTGACATCGACAAGATGGACTATCTGGTACGCGACAGTCAGCATTGTGGCGTACCCTACGGCAAACACTTCGACAAGAATCGATTGATTGCCTCTCTGATCGTAAACGATAGTGGTGACGGACTTGCAATTACGTCAAAAGGCAAGACCGCCGCAGAAATGATGGTGTTCGCTCGCTATGTGATGTTTACCGAAGTGTATTGGCATCACGCGGTACGAGCCGCAACGACAATGTTCGCGCGGTCATTTTATGAATTGCATGGCCAGCTGGATTTGGAGGCATTGTTTCGACTTCGTGAACCGGAGTTAATCCGCACGCTTTGTGAGAAATCCTCGGGGACCGAAGTGCAGAGCCTGACTGATGGGATCTTCGGGGATCGCCGCGAGCTTCTGAAGAGACTGGCAGAATTCAGCGTGTTTCACGAAGAAGAGCTGTATCGATCATTGAGGCAATTGTCTTACCCGAGACTGGCCGCATTTTCAGATCGTCTTTCAGAAGCTCTCGCCGCAAAGACCGGACTGCCTCTTAGTCGGCTCGACGTGCTCATTGATGCTCCGCCATTGCATCGCGAAGTCGAATTCCGAGTCGACATCTTCAGTGAGGCTGATCGCACATATCGACCTCTGCGAGAAGTGTCGCCCATCGTGGATGCGATGGCCAGGACACAGTTTGACGACTGCGTCAAGAAAGTCCGGATCTTCGGTTCCGGAAAACTTCGTCAATCACTTGGTCGCGATAACCCGGTTGTTCCGTGCGTTCTCCGGGAGCTCCTTGAAACGGCCACTTAA
- a CDS encoding inorganic pyrophosphatase, producing the protein MSFPKPFFRWRPHPWHGLEVGPNPPRLVNAFIEISPFDLVKYEVDKVTGYLRVDRPQRTSSQPPALYGFIPQTYCGTRVAEMMPRARRGDGDPLDICVLSERPITKSEVIVNVRVIGGLPMLDGGEADDKIIGVLAQDNIWSHVEDLDELPQAIVQRLRHYFTTYKVMPGDTTQQVSIDHIYDRAHAEKVILAAMADYEDEFGGT; encoded by the coding sequence ATGTCATTTCCAAAACCGTTCTTCCGCTGGCGTCCCCATCCCTGGCATGGCCTGGAGGTTGGTCCAAATCCGCCCCGGCTGGTCAATGCCTTCATTGAGATTTCTCCGTTTGATCTCGTGAAATATGAAGTCGACAAGGTCACGGGATACTTGCGAGTCGATCGCCCCCAGCGCACGTCATCGCAACCACCGGCGCTTTACGGGTTCATTCCTCAGACCTATTGCGGCACACGCGTGGCAGAAATGATGCCTCGTGCGCGCCGGGGCGACGGAGACCCTCTGGATATTTGTGTTCTGAGTGAGCGTCCGATCACAAAATCTGAAGTGATCGTCAATGTGCGAGTGATCGGTGGTCTGCCGATGCTTGACGGCGGAGAAGCAGACGACAAGATCATTGGAGTGCTGGCTCAGGATAACATCTGGTCACATGTCGAGGACCTGGATGAATTGCCACAGGCAATTGTGCAGCGACTACGGCACTATTTCACGACCTACAAAGTCATGCCCGGCGACACAACTCAGCAGGTCTCGATTGACCACATCTACGATCGGGCTCATGCCGAGAAAGTCATTCTTGCAGCCATGGCTGACTACGAAGATGAGTTCGGCGGAACATAA
- a CDS encoding aldo/keto reductase, translated as METRPLGKTDLQLPVLGFGASSLGQEFRSVRLEEAMQSVRVALEVGLNFIDTSPFYGRGMSEVLLGIALRDVPRESYTLCTKLGRYDLQHFDFSARRVAESVDVSLHRLGTDHLDIILCHDIEFVPMQQIVDETIPALWKIQQAGKVRYIGISGYPQKIFRFICDQVDIDCVLSYNQYTLQNTRFVDESVPYLKEKGVGVMSAGPFSARLLTNAPLPAWLKEPEDVKAAARAAAELCSRNGVDIAQLALQFSCQHPDIATTIAGSANPDNIRKWAEWLAMPIDQQLLGEVLAIFEPVRNIGHVEGLPENN; from the coding sequence ATGGAAACGCGGCCACTTGGGAAAACGGATCTGCAATTGCCAGTGCTGGGATTCGGCGCATCTTCGCTTGGGCAGGAATTTCGCAGTGTCAGGCTCGAAGAGGCAATGCAAAGTGTCCGTGTGGCCCTGGAAGTCGGTCTGAATTTCATCGACACGTCTCCATTTTACGGTCGAGGGATGAGCGAGGTGCTGCTTGGCATTGCGCTTCGGGACGTGCCGCGCGAGAGTTACACACTTTGCACAAAGCTGGGCCGTTACGATCTGCAACACTTCGATTTCAGTGCCAGACGGGTTGCCGAAAGTGTTGACGTCAGCCTGCATCGACTGGGAACCGATCACCTGGACATCATCCTGTGCCATGACATCGAATTTGTCCCGATGCAGCAAATTGTCGATGAAACGATTCCTGCCCTGTGGAAGATCCAGCAGGCTGGAAAAGTCCGATACATCGGCATCAGCGGATACCCCCAGAAGATCTTCCGCTTCATCTGTGACCAGGTGGATATCGACTGTGTGCTTTCTTACAACCAATACACTCTTCAGAACACTCGTTTCGTGGATGAGTCCGTACCGTACCTCAAAGAGAAGGGTGTTGGAGTCATGAGTGCGGGACCATTCAGCGCTCGCCTGCTGACCAACGCTCCTTTGCCAGCATGGCTGAAGGAACCAGAGGATGTGAAGGCGGCGGCTCGGGCCGCGGCAGAATTGTGTTCCAGAAATGGTGTCGATATCGCCCAGTTGGCTCTGCAGTTCTCCTGCCAGCATCCGGACATCGCCACCACCATCGCCGGCAGCGCAAACCCGGACAATATTCGAAAATGGGCGGAGTGGCTGGCGATGCCAATCGATCAGCAATTGCTGGGCGAAGTGCTGGCGATCTTTGAACCTGTCCGCAACATTGGGCATGTCGAAGGGCTCCCGGAAAACAACTGA